From a single Falco naumanni isolate bFalNau1 chromosome 17, bFalNau1.pat, whole genome shotgun sequence genomic region:
- the CD34 gene encoding hematopoietic progenitor cell antigen CD34 isoform X2: protein MLFLGSLRIMKWKQLFWIAFCVVELSGNASGSPTDTPTPTATATETKGISSMAATTAPRAPSSAEPAAETSAAAGSLAASPTAPGLSSKQTSPQPSQAPTQLPGTPLDPDHTSRGVSTAKSQATQPSMTAEIPGSTAALASSPASSEHPLISAATTSLQIARDSSKLITCHNVKEVSDTAAICLQLNESNTCKHFLETKGSDLWSAICEERTRPVPSSSPCQIKLAKSEVDRDCMLLILVGKGDPDQNVLQKSHWEKFGIKSLKLETVRNHQDFSQKTLIALVTSGLMLAFLGLAGYFLMKRRSWSPAGERLQQELIQQDPSRDTETL, encoded by the exons GCAACGCTTCTGGGAGCCCGACAGACACCCCCACACCAACGGCCACGGCCACGGAGACGAAAGGCATCAGCAGCATGGCAGCCACCACAgcccccagagcccccagcagTGCCGAGCCGGCGGCAGAGACGTCTG CTGCTGCCGGGtccctggcagccagccccacagccccagggctcagcagcaAGCAGACGAGCCCACAGCCCAGCCAAGCCCCCACACAGCTGCCAGGCACCCCCCTGGACCCGGACCACACGAGCCGAGGGGTCTCCACCGCCAAGAGCCAAGCAACACAACCCAGCATGACGGCAGAAATCCCAGGGTCCACGGCAGCTCTGGCGAgctctcctgccagctcagAGCATCCTCTCATCTCGGCTGCCACCACGTCACTGCAGATAGCCAGGGACAGCTCCAAG ctcATCACATGCCACAATGTCAAAGAAGTGAGTGACACTGCAGCCATCTGCTTGCAGCTCAACGAGTCCAACACTTGT aaacattttttagaGACGAAGGGATCGGACTTATGGAGTGCAATATGTGAAGAGAGAACCCGCCCTGTTCCATCCTCATCCCCCTGCCAGATAAAACTCGCTAAATCTGAAGTGGACCGTGACTGTATGCTCCTCATCCTTGTCGGCAAGGGAG ATCCTGATCAAAATGTGCTCCAGAAGTCTCACTGGGAAAAG tttggaaTAAAATCCCTTAAACTGGAGACCGTGAGGAACCACCAGGACTTTTCGCAGAAGACCCTGATTGCCTTGGTCACATCTGGACTCATGCTGGCGTTCCTGGGCTTGGCTGGATATTTCCTGATGAAGCGGCGGAGCTGGAGCCCGGCAGGAGAGAGGCTG CAGCAAGAACTCATCCAGCAAGACCCCTCCAGAGACACCGAAACCTTATGA
- the CD34 gene encoding hematopoietic progenitor cell antigen CD34 isoform X3, whose protein sequence is MLFLGSLRIMKWKQLFWIAFCVVELSGNASGSPTDTPTPTATATETKGISSMAATTAPRAPSSAEPAAETSAAAGSLAASPTAPGLSSKQTSPQPSQAPTQLPGTPLDPDHTSRGVSTAKSQATQPSMTAEIPGSTAALASSPASSEHPLISAATTSLQIARDSSKLITCHNVKEVSDTAAICLQLNESNTCKHFLETKGSDLWSAICEERTRPVPSSSPCQIKLAKSEVDRDCMLLILVGKGDPDQNVLQKSHWEKFGIKSLKLETVRNHQDFSQKTLIALVTSGLMLAFLGLAGYFLMKRRSWSPAGERLQELIQQDPSRDTETL, encoded by the exons GCAACGCTTCTGGGAGCCCGACAGACACCCCCACACCAACGGCCACGGCCACGGAGACGAAAGGCATCAGCAGCATGGCAGCCACCACAgcccccagagcccccagcagTGCCGAGCCGGCGGCAGAGACGTCTG CTGCTGCCGGGtccctggcagccagccccacagccccagggctcagcagcaAGCAGACGAGCCCACAGCCCAGCCAAGCCCCCACACAGCTGCCAGGCACCCCCCTGGACCCGGACCACACGAGCCGAGGGGTCTCCACCGCCAAGAGCCAAGCAACACAACCCAGCATGACGGCAGAAATCCCAGGGTCCACGGCAGCTCTGGCGAgctctcctgccagctcagAGCATCCTCTCATCTCGGCTGCCACCACGTCACTGCAGATAGCCAGGGACAGCTCCAAG ctcATCACATGCCACAATGTCAAAGAAGTGAGTGACACTGCAGCCATCTGCTTGCAGCTCAACGAGTCCAACACTTGT aaacattttttagaGACGAAGGGATCGGACTTATGGAGTGCAATATGTGAAGAGAGAACCCGCCCTGTTCCATCCTCATCCCCCTGCCAGATAAAACTCGCTAAATCTGAAGTGGACCGTGACTGTATGCTCCTCATCCTTGTCGGCAAGGGAG ATCCTGATCAAAATGTGCTCCAGAAGTCTCACTGGGAAAAG tttggaaTAAAATCCCTTAAACTGGAGACCGTGAGGAACCACCAGGACTTTTCGCAGAAGACCCTGATTGCCTTGGTCACATCTGGACTCATGCTGGCGTTCCTGGGCTTGGCTGGATATTTCCTGATGAAGCGGCGGAGCTGGAGCCCGGCAGGAGAGAGGCTG CAAGAACTCATCCAGCAAGACCCCTCCAGAGACACCGAAACCTTATGA
- the CD34 gene encoding hematopoietic progenitor cell antigen CD34 isoform X1, which yields MLFLGSLRIMKWKQLFWIAFCVVELSGNASGSPTDTPTPTATATETKGISSMAATTAPRAPSSAEPAAETSAAAGSLAASPTAPGLSSKQTSPQPSQAPTQLPGTPLDPDHTSRGVSTAKSQATQPSMTAEIPGSTAALASSPASSEHPLISAATTSLQIARDSSKLITCHNVKEVSDTAAICLQLNESNTCKHFLETKGSDLWSAICEERTRPVPSSSPCQIKLAKSEVDRDCMLLILVGKGDPDQNVLQKSHWEKFGIKSLKLETVRNHQDFSQKTLIALVTSGLMLAFLGLAGYFLMKRRSWSPAGERLAEDPYYTENGSQGNTMLMMPPQEQPEPQEKPNLNGGTQENGTGQASSKNSHSARQRSPADTEM from the exons GCAACGCTTCTGGGAGCCCGACAGACACCCCCACACCAACGGCCACGGCCACGGAGACGAAAGGCATCAGCAGCATGGCAGCCACCACAgcccccagagcccccagcagTGCCGAGCCGGCGGCAGAGACGTCTG CTGCTGCCGGGtccctggcagccagccccacagccccagggctcagcagcaAGCAGACGAGCCCACAGCCCAGCCAAGCCCCCACACAGCTGCCAGGCACCCCCCTGGACCCGGACCACACGAGCCGAGGGGTCTCCACCGCCAAGAGCCAAGCAACACAACCCAGCATGACGGCAGAAATCCCAGGGTCCACGGCAGCTCTGGCGAgctctcctgccagctcagAGCATCCTCTCATCTCGGCTGCCACCACGTCACTGCAGATAGCCAGGGACAGCTCCAAG ctcATCACATGCCACAATGTCAAAGAAGTGAGTGACACTGCAGCCATCTGCTTGCAGCTCAACGAGTCCAACACTTGT aaacattttttagaGACGAAGGGATCGGACTTATGGAGTGCAATATGTGAAGAGAGAACCCGCCCTGTTCCATCCTCATCCCCCTGCCAGATAAAACTCGCTAAATCTGAAGTGGACCGTGACTGTATGCTCCTCATCCTTGTCGGCAAGGGAG ATCCTGATCAAAATGTGCTCCAGAAGTCTCACTGGGAAAAG tttggaaTAAAATCCCTTAAACTGGAGACCGTGAGGAACCACCAGGACTTTTCGCAGAAGACCCTGATTGCCTTGGTCACATCTGGACTCATGCTGGCGTTCCTGGGCTTGGCTGGATATTTCCTGATGAAGCGGCGGAGCTGGAGCCCGGCAGGAGAGAGGCTG GCTGAAGACCCATATTACACAGAAAACGGTAGCCAGGGAAACACGATGCTGATGATGCCCCCCCAAGAACAACCTGAGCCGCAGGAGAAGCCCAACCTCAACGGTGGGACTCAGGAGAACGGGACTGGCCAAGCGTCCTCCAAAAACAGCCACTCTGCCAGGCAGCGCAGCCCCGCCGACACCGAGATGTGA